The Thermoflavifilum sp. genome contains a region encoding:
- a CDS encoding sigma-70 family RNA polymerase sigma factor, whose product MSSTPYNEETLILLLRKKNEEAFRYLYDHYAAALYGVVLKVVNEQELANDLLQEVFVKIWNRIDSYDPQKGRLFTWMLHIARNTAIDMLRSRAYQQQEKNQSLESNVHIGNSVQMSSAVRVDEIGLKNILNRLSDEQRILIEKAYFKGYTQEEIARELQIPLGTVKTRIRHALRKLRDILQDRNST is encoded by the coding sequence TTGTCATCCACACCATACAATGAGGAAACCTTAATCCTTCTGCTTCGGAAGAAAAACGAAGAAGCTTTTCGCTATCTGTATGACCATTATGCAGCGGCGCTGTATGGTGTGGTGCTCAAAGTGGTGAACGAACAGGAATTGGCCAACGATCTGTTACAGGAAGTATTTGTCAAGATCTGGAATCGCATCGATAGTTATGATCCTCAAAAAGGAAGATTGTTTACCTGGATGTTGCATATTGCCAGAAACACAGCAATTGATATGCTTCGATCCAGAGCTTATCAGCAACAGGAGAAAAACCAGTCTTTGGAAAGTAACGTACATATAGGCAATTCCGTGCAAATGAGCAGCGCTGTAAGGGTGGATGAAATCGGATTGAAAAATATCCTGAACAGGCTTAGTGATGAACAGCGTATATTGATTGAAAAAGCATATTTCAAAGGATATACGCAGGAAGAGATTGCCCGGGAATTGCAGATTCCGCTGGGTACGGTAAAGACAAGAATTCGTCATGCTTTGCGAAAATTACGGGATATTTTGCAGGATCGAAATAGTACCTAA
- the def gene encoding peptide deformylase, translating into MVLSIVAYGHPVLRKKGEDITPDYPGLQELIQNMWDTLYASNGVGLAAPQVNVPIRLFVVDSKQMTDHFDEEDRLLFGDEQGIKQVFINARILEVNGQEWPYNEGCLSIPKIREDILRPQTLKIRYVDEYFNPHEETYSGLTARVIFHEYDHIEGKLFIDYLKPLKKKLLRKKLEDIARGKVEVNYKMLFAKV; encoded by the coding sequence ATGGTTTTATCGATTGTTGCATACGGACATCCGGTGCTTCGGAAAAAAGGTGAGGATATCACGCCCGACTACCCGGGTTTGCAGGAGCTGATTCAGAATATGTGGGACACGCTCTATGCCTCAAACGGAGTGGGATTGGCCGCACCTCAGGTGAATGTGCCCATCCGGCTGTTTGTGGTCGATAGCAAGCAAATGACCGATCATTTTGACGAAGAAGATCGTTTATTGTTTGGCGATGAACAGGGCATCAAACAGGTGTTCATCAATGCCCGAATCCTGGAGGTGAATGGACAGGAATGGCCTTACAACGAAGGTTGCCTGAGTATACCCAAAATTCGCGAAGATATTTTACGGCCACAAACCCTGAAGATCAGGTACGTGGATGAATATTTTAACCCCCATGAAGAAACGTACAGCGGACTCACGGCAAGGGTGATTTTTCATGAATATGACCATATCGAGGGCAAGTTGTTTATCGATTATCTTAAGCCCTTGAAGAAAAAATTATTGCGGAAAAAATTAGAAGATATCGCCAGAGGAAAGGTGGAGGTCAATTACAAAATGCTTTTCGCAAAAGTTTAA